The following are from one region of the Candidatus Parvarchaeota archaeon genome:
- a CDS encoding methyltransferase: PSSVYEPSEDSTMLAIYSKKTSGKVLDVGCGCGIQAIACAKANPNSKVIGVDINPDAVFASRRNAENNNVKNCEFFISDMFYALSGSTFDWIIFNPPYLPTQRSEKIKGALNLAVDGGLDGRKVIDRFLGLFHPHLNKGGRLLMLDSSLDNTQLTVSALQRLGMQVRVLQKLSVFFETLSVLEATKP, translated from the coding sequence TGCCTTCGTCAGTGTACGAGCCGTCCGAAGACTCAACAATGCTTGCAATATACTCAAAAAAAACTTCCGGCAAGGTCCTCGACGTTGGCTGCGGCTGTGGAATACAGGCAATCGCGTGCGCAAAGGCAAATCCAAATTCTAAAGTCATCGGAGTTGACATTAACCCAGACGCGGTTTTTGCCTCAAGGCGCAATGCGGAAAACAACAACGTGAAAAACTGCGAGTTTTTCATCTCAGACATGTTTTATGCACTTTCTGGCTCTACGTTTGACTGGATTATATTCAACCCGCCATACCTGCCAACCCAGCGAAGCGAGAAGATTAAAGGAGCCCTAAATCTTGCGGTTGACGGCGGGCTGGATGGCAGGAAGGTAATCGACAGGTTCCTGGGCCTTTTCCATCCGCATCTCAACAAAGGCGGCAGGCTTCTGATGCTTGACTCAAGCCTTGACAACACGCAACTGACCGTCAGCGCGCTTCAAAGGCTTGGCATGCAAGTCAGGGTG